The genomic interval CGACGTGGGTGCCCATGTAGCCGAACACGTCCTCGTACCCCTCCGCGGAGAGCAACACGGGATGGAACGCCTCCTCGGCGTACACCGTCTCGTCGTCGGCCGCGGCGACAGGGTCGCCCGCGGCCACCGGCTCGAAGTTCCGCACGAACACCTCGTACTCCGTGGCGGGGTCTTTCGGAATCGGACCGCCGAGCTGGAACACCGGGAGCGACTCGTTCCTGACGGGGGCCGCCTCGTCGGTGACGCCGAGGGCCGCGAGGAACTCGCGGATGACCCGCTCGGCGTTGGCCGCGGCTTCCGGTGAGCCCTGATAGCCACACTCGATTTCTATCGTCGAGGGGGCGACCGAGAACAGGCGCCCCTCGTTTGCGCCCTTTGTCCTGACCACGGCGTCGACGGAGAGTTTCGGACAGACGTCGCGGGCCAGCTGTGTCACGTCGTCGACCAGCGCGAACATGCCGTCGTAGGACTGCGTGGAGTGCAGCGAGAGGACCGTACAGCCACGCAGCTCCTCGGTCAGCGCCGCGGCCAGCCGCATCTCGTGGACGTCGCTCTCGGCGTCGCCCGGGAACACCCGATTCAGGTCGGTTTCGAGGTACCGCTCGCCCTCGGCGAGGGCCGCCTCGTTGACGACGATGAACTTCACGGGCTGACTCAGCGCCGGCGGGTCAGACAGCACCGCTTCGATGCCGTCGCGGCCACACGGTTCGTCGCCGTGGATACTGCCGACGACGGCTATCGAGGGCTCCCCGTCACCCAGTTGGACCACTCGCATCTGTTTGTAGGTCACTAGCCGGGTCGTAGTATATGTGTGGGTTTGATGTCGGGGTAGGGGTAGGCTCGTCCTCACGGCAAATCGCTTTGGTAGTCAGGCTTTTATTCTATCCCGGACCAATCGAACGGTATGCGACGACGCCACTTGCTGGGACTGACAGGCACCGCGCTCACGACCGCGGTCGCCGGCTGTCTGGACTCCGGCGGCGGGGAGCCGGGGACGGAGACTGGGGAGTCGAGCACCCCGACCGAGTCCCCGACAGGGACGCCAGAACCCGACGCGGCGGTGACGGACCCGATTTACGAGCTCTGGAGCGCCTACAACGACGAGGACGCCGCGGCCCTCGTCACGACGTACCACCCCGACTCACCGAGCGCCCCGGGGGAATCGGACGTCGTCTTCCAGGGAACGGTGACTGTCGAGAGCACGACAGTCGTCTCGCGGTCCGGGGACAGCGCTACAGCCGAGGCCGAAGCCAGCATTTCCGGGGAACTCAAC from Halomicroarcula saliterrae carries:
- a CDS encoding succinylglutamate desuccinylase/aspartoacylase domain-containing protein, yielding MRVVQLGDGEPSIAVVGSIHGDEPCGRDGIEAVLSDPPALSQPVKFIVVNEAALAEGERYLETDLNRVFPGDAESDVHEMRLAAALTEELRGCTVLSLHSTQSYDGMFALVDDVTQLARDVCPKLSVDAVVRTKGANEGRLFSVAPSTIEIECGYQGSPEAAANAERVIREFLAALGVTDEAAPVRNESLPVFQLGGPIPKDPATEYEVFVRNFEPVAAGDPVAAADDETVYAEEAFHPVLLSAEGYEDVFGYMGTHVGTLE